Proteins encoded together in one Labeo rohita strain BAU-BD-2019 unplaced genomic scaffold, IGBB_LRoh.1.0 scaffold_2021, whole genome shotgun sequence window:
- the LOC127159242 gene encoding integrin alpha-X-like isoform X2, which produces MQEINVTVFVENRGENSYNTRFTLSYPFGLSYRRIISKQGRVECVSLDSEQKGSFGETTCHISKPILKGNSQAVFHITYSINKESTFDQNVTFTARINSGNDRHSQTSELFREKSIGVKYAIYIALIRHEDSTLHINFTAQKNDIDKPVKQILKVENDFRELSFKVFIRVPVMLGDKSIWTNKNIEIPDCVKQRDLQPVITDFVEVIKKDRVVNCSVAACAEFSCDNTLIKNERKFYNITGNVSSGWIEQTGLRAAVFQLVSSASLDYDKSKYVFFSSDSQQTAPSVQINTQVEVYEEVNLTKEIIGGVIGGLLLLAVITAALYKAGFFKSQYKQMLENAEQSPEEGPITQ; this is translated from the exons ATGCAGGAGATCAATGTGACAGTGTTTGTAGAGAACAGAGGAGAAAACTCATACAACACACGCTTCACCCTCAGCTACCCCTTTGGACTTTCCTACAGGAGAATCATATCTAAACAG GGCAGAGTGGAGTGTGTATCTCTTGACAGTGAGCAAAAAGGTTCATTTGGAGAGACCACCTGCCACATCAGCAAACCCATCCTCAAGGGAAACTCTCAG GCTGTGTTTCATATTACATACAGCATTAACAAAGAAAGCACCTTCGATCAAAACGTCACATTTACTGCCAGAATCAACAG TGGGAATGACCGACACTCTCAAACCAGTGAATTATTCAGAGAGAAAAGCATTGGTGTAAAATATGCCATCTATATTGCCTTAATAAG ACATGAAGATTCAACTCTCCACATTAATTTTACTGCGCAGAAAAATGATATTGATAAACCAGTCAAACAGATACTAAAG GTTGAAAATGACTTTAGAGAGCTAAGTTTCAAAGTTTTCATCAGAGTACCAGTGATGTTGGGAGATAAATCAATCTGGACTAATAAAAACATAGAG ATTCCAGACTGTGTGAAACAGAGGGATTTGCAGCCTGTCATAACTGATTTTGTTGAAGTAATTAAAAAGGATCGTGTGGTG aacTGCTCTGTGGCGGCGTGTGCCGAGTTCAGCTGTGACAACACTCTCATAAAGAATGAAAggaaattttataatataactgGCAATGTGAGCTCTGGATGGATTGAGCAG ACTGGACTCAGAGCTGCTGTTTTTCAGCTGGTCAGTTCAGCATCTCTGGATTATGACAAGAGtaaatatgttttcttttcCTCTGACTCTCAACAAACTGCACCGTCTGTTCAG atTAATACTCAAGTGGAGGTGTATGAGGAGGTGAATCTGACTAAAGAGATCATTGGAGGTGTAATAGGAGGACTGCTGCTACTGGCTGTCATCACAGCAGCCCTTTATAAG gctggTTTCTTCAAAAGCCAGTACAAGCAGATGCTAGAGAATGCAGAACAAAGCCCTGAAGAGGGGCCAATCACACAAtag
- the LOC127159242 gene encoding integrin alpha-X-like isoform X5, with protein MQEINVTVFVENRGENSYNTRFTLSYPFGLSYRRIISKQGRVECVSLDSEQKGSFGETTCHISKPILKGNSQAVFHITYSINKESTFDQNVTFTARINSGNDRHSQTSELFREKSIGVKYAIYIALIRHEDSTLHINFTAQKNDIDKPVKQILKVENDFRELSFKVFIRVPVMLGDKSIWTNKNIEIPDCVKQRDLQPVITDFVKVIKKDHVVNCSVAACAEFSCDNTLIKNERKFYNITGNVSSGWIEQTGLRAAVFQLVSSASLDYDKSKYVFFSSDSQQTAPSVQINTQVEVYEEVNLTKEIIGGVIGGLLLLAVITAALYKAGFFKSQYKQMLENAEQSPEEGPITQ; from the exons ATGCAGGAGATCAATGTGACAGTGTTTGTAGAGAACAGAGGAGAAAACTCATACAACACACGCTTCACCCTCAGCTACCCCTTTGGACTTTCCTACAGGAGAATCATATCTAAACAG GGCAGAGTGGAGTGTGTATCTCTTGACAGTGAGCAAAAAGGTTCATTTGGAGAGACCACCTGCCACATCAGCAAACCCATCCTCAAGGGAAACTCTCAG GCTGTGTTTCATATTACATACAGCATTAACAAAGAAAGCACCTTCGATCAAAACGTCACATTTACTGCCAGAATCAACAG TGGGAATGACCGACACTCTCAAACCAGTGAATTATTCAGAGAGAAAAGCATTGGTGTAAAATATGCCATCTATATTGCCTTAATAAG ACATGAAGATTCAACTCTCCACATTAATTTTACTGCGCAGAAAAATGATATTGATAAACCAGTCAAACAGATACTAAAG GTTGAAAATGACTTTAGAGAGCTAAGTTTCAAAGTTTTCATCAGAGTACCAGTGATGTTGGGAGATAAATCAATCTGGACTAATAAAAACATAGAG ATTCCAGACTGTGTGAAACAGAGGGATTTGCAGCCTGTCATAACTGATTTTGTCAAAGTAATTAAAAAGGATCATGTGGTG aacTGCTCTGTGGCGGCGTGTGCCGAGTTCAGCTGTGACAACACTCTCATAAAGAATGAAAggaaattttataatataactgGCAATGTGAGCTCTGGATGGATTGAGCAG ACTGGACTCAGAGCTGCTGTTTTTCAGCTGGTCAGTTCAGCATCTCTGGATTATGACAAGAGtaaatatgttttcttttcCTCTGACTCTCAACAAACTGCACCGTCTGTTCAG atTAATACTCAAGTGGAGGTGTATGAGGAGGTGAATCTGACTAAAGAGATCATTGGAGGTGTAATAGGAGGACTGCTGCTACTGGCTGTCATCACAGCAGCCCTTTATAAG gctggTTTCTTCAAAAGCCAGTACAAGCAGATGCTAGAGAATGCAGAACAAAGCCCTGAAGAGGGGCCAATCACACAAtag
- the LOC127159242 gene encoding integrin alpha-X-like isoform X1, whose product MQEINVTVFVENRGENSYNTRFTLSYPFGLSYRRIISKQGRVECVSLDSEQKGSFGETTCHISKPILKGNSQAVFHITYSINKESTFDQNVTFTARINSGNDRHSQTSELFREKSIGVKYAIYIALIRHEDSTLHINFTAQKNDIDKPVKQILKVENDFRELSFKVFIRVPVMLGDKSIWTNKNIEIPDCVKQRDLQPVITDFVEVIKKDRVVNCSVAACAEFSCDNTLIKNERKFYNITGNVSSGWIEQTGLRAAVFQLVSSASLDYDKSKYVFFSSDSQQTAPSVQINTQVEVYEEVNLTKEIIGGVIGGLLLLAVITAALYKAGFFKSQYKQMLENAEQSPEEGPITQ is encoded by the exons ATGCAGGAGATCAATGTGACAGTGTTTGTAGAGAACAGAGGAGAAAACTCATACAACACACGCTTCACCCTCAGCTACCCCTTTGGACTTTCCTACAGGAGAATCATATCTAAACAG GGCAGAGTGGAGTGTGTATCTCTTGACAGTGAGCAAAAAGGTTCATTTGGAGAGACCACCTGCCACATCAGCAAACCCATCCTCAAGGGAAACTCTCAG GCTGTGTTTCATATTACATACAGCATTAACAAAGAAAGCACCTTCGATCAAAACGTCACATTTACTGCCAGAATCAACAG TGGGAATGACCGACACTCTCAAACCAGTGAATTATTCAGAGAGAAAAGCATTGGTGTAAAATATGCCATCTATATTGCCTTAATAAG acatGAAGATTCAACCCTCCACATTAATTTTACTGCGCAGAAAAATGATATTGATAAACCAGTCAAACAGATACTAAAG GTTGAAAATGACTTTAGAGAGCTAAGTTTCAAAGTTTTCATCAGAGTACCAGTGATGTTGGGAGATAAATCAATCTGGACTAATAAAAACATAGAG ATTCCAGACTGTGTGAAACAGAGGGATTTGCAGCCTGTCATAACTGATTTTGTTGAAGTAATTAAAAAGGATCGTGTGGTG aacTGCTCTGTGGCGGCGTGTGCCGAGTTCAGCTGTGACAACACTCTCATAAAGAATGAAAggaaattttataatataactgGCAATGTGAGCTCTGGATGGATTGAGCAG ACTGGACTCAGAGCTGCTGTTTTTCAGCTGGTCAGTTCAGCATCTCTGGATTATGACAAGAGtaaatatgttttcttttcCTCTGACTCTCAACAAACTGCACCGTCTGTTCAG atTAATACTCAAGTGGAGGTGTATGAGGAGGTGAATCTGACTAAAGAGATCATTGGAGGTGTAATAGGAGGACTGCTGCTACTGGCTGTCATCACAGCAGCCCTTTATAAG gctggTTTCTTCAAAAGCCAGTACAAGCAGATGCTAGAGAATGCAGAACAAAGCCCTGAAGAGGGGCCAATCACACAAtag
- the LOC127159242 gene encoding integrin alpha-X-like isoform X4, with protein sequence MQEINVTVFVENRGENSYNTRFTLSYPFGLSYRRIISKQGRVECVSLDSEQKGSFGETTCHISKPILKGNSQAVFHITYSINKESTFDQNVTFTARINSGNDRHSQTSELFREKSIGVKYAIYIALIRHEDSTLHINFTAQKNDIDKPVKQILKVENDFRELSFKVFIRVPVMLGDKSIWTNKNIEIPDCVKQRDLQPVITDFVKVIKKDHVVNCSVAACAEFSCDNTLIKNERKFYNITGNVSSGWIEQTGLRAAVFQLVSSASLDYDKSKYVFFSSDSQQTAPSVQINTQVEVYEEVNLTKEIIGGVIGGLLLLAVITAALYKAGFFKSQYKQMLENAEQSPEEGPITQ encoded by the exons ATGCAGGAGATCAATGTGACAGTGTTTGTAGAGAACAGAGGAGAAAACTCATACAACACACGCTTCACCCTCAGCTACCCCTTTGGACTTTCCTACAGGAGAATCATATCTAAACAG GGCAGAGTGGAGTGTGTATCTCTTGACAGTGAGCAAAAAGGTTCATTTGGAGAGACCACCTGCCACATCAGCAAACCCATCCTCAAGGGAAACTCTCAG GCTGTGTTTCATATTACATACAGCATTAACAAAGAAAGCACCTTCGATCAAAACGTCACATTTACTGCCAGAATCAACAG TGGGAATGACCGACACTCTCAAACCAGTGAATTATTCAGAGAGAAAAGCATTGGTGTAAAATATGCCATCTATATTGCCTTAATAAG ACATGAAGATTCAACTCTCCACATTAATTTTACTGCGCAGAAAAATGATATTGATAAACCAGTCAAACAGATACTAAAG GTTGAAAATGACTTTAGAGAGCTAAGTTTCAAAGTTTTCATCAGAGTACCAGTGATGTTGGGAGATAAATCAATCTGGACTAATAAAAACATAGAG ATTCCAGACTGTGTGAAACAGAGGGATTTGCAGCCTGTCATAACTGATTTTGTCAAAGTAATTAAAAAGGATCATGTGGTG aACTGCTCTGTGGCGGCGTGTGCCGAGTTCAGCTGTGACAACACTCTCATAAAGAATGAAAggaaattttataatataactgGCAATGTGAGCTCTGGATGGATTGAGCAG ACTGGACTCAGAGCTGCTGTTTTTCAGCTGGTCAGTTCAGCATCTCTGGATTATGACAAGAGtaaatatgttttcttttcCTCTGACTCTCAACAAACTGCACCGTCTGTTCAG atTAATACTCAAGTGGAGGTGTATGAGGAGGTGAATCTGACTAAAGAGATCATTGGAGGTGTAATAGGAGGACTGCTGCTACTGGCTGTCATCACAGCAGCCCTTTATAAG gctggTTTCTTCAAAAGCCAGTACAAGCAGATGCTAGAGAATGCAGAACAAAGCCCTGAAGAGGGGCCAATCACACAAtag